A single Antechinus flavipes isolate AdamAnt ecotype Samford, QLD, Australia chromosome 5, AdamAnt_v2, whole genome shotgun sequence DNA region contains:
- the LOC127538612 gene encoding spidroin-2-like: MTCENQEPPSCHNKVSDLPEPKDAAGPTDRRPVKEPPRPGRRSELTSSFPGRDPHAAQLLTWDCRFSLLQRERRIDTADAGNGGVTERRPSPKSGGSPAPGARAAGLGALSPGTAALPDQSGLLPPPWAPSPPPDAATSSGGRRQLARHPSRPSRRARGVVPRDLGFGSCSPGRLGAASAAAAAAAAATTAASATATASAAAATGAARAAAAAAAAAAAGAAGVAAAAAAAAAAPGAATGAGPLGWPPGPSDELVGKFAGGSELSCRWLGRRRRSSQAACCRRGSPLLCIEARPSAAKTPAAWRSPGPPLLPPPSLLSSLPPSLPSFFPLSLSSPPRSLLSLSLSGALRLRACY; the protein is encoded by the exons ATGACCTGTGAGAATCAAGAGCCCCCATCATGTCACAATAAGGTATCAGA CCTCCCGGAGCCCAAGGATGCGGCCGGCCCGACAGACAGACGTCCGGTGAAGGAGCCCCCCCGGCCTGGCCGCCGCTCTGAGCTCACGTCCTCCTTCCCCGGCAGGGACCCGCACGCAGCTCAGCTCCTTACCTGGGATTGCCGCTTTTCCCTCCTTCAGCGGGAGCGCCGCATTGACACTGCAGAtg CGGGCAACGGCGGCGTCACCGAGCGCCGCCCATCGCCCAAGTCCGGCGGCTCCCCAGCCCCGGGTGCCCGGGCGGCCGGGCTGGGAGCGCTCTCCCCTGGCACTGCAGCTCTCCCCGACCAGTCGGGGCTCCTGCCGCCACCGTGGGCACCCTCCCCGCCCCCCGACGCGGCCACCAGCTCCGGAGGCAGGCGTCAGCTGGCCAGGCACCCTTCGCGTCCCTCCCGGAGGGCTCGGGGGGTAGTGCCAAGGGACTTGGGGTTCGGCAGCTGCTCCCCAGGGAGGCTGGGTGCTGCttctgccgctgccgctgccgctgctgctgctactactgccgcctctgctactgctactgctagtGCTGCCGCCGCCACTGGAGCTGCTAGAGCTGCTGCTGccgcggctgctgctgctgctgctggggctGCTGGGgttgcggcggcggcggcggcggcggcggcggctccaGGGGCTGCTACTGGTGCGGGTCCTCTGGGCTGGCCCCCTGGCCCCTCGGACGAGCTGGTAGGAAAGTTTGCAGGGGGCAGCGAGCTGAGCTGCCGCTGGCTCGGCCGCCGCCGCCGGAGCTCACAGGCTGCCTGCTGCCGCCGCGGCTCGCCGCTGCTGTGCATTGAAGCCCGGCCAAGCGCTGCAAAAACTCCAGCTGCCTGGCGCTCTCCGggtcctcctctcctcccccctccctccttgctttcctctctccctccctccctcccttccttcttccctctctccctctcctcccctccccgcagcctgctctccctttccctctccggAGCTCTCAGGCTCCGAGCCTGCTACTGA